In Devosia chinhatensis, the following are encoded in one genomic region:
- the glyS gene encoding glycine--tRNA ligase subunit beta: MPELLLELFSEEIPARFQRRAAEDLRKAVTNALVDAGLVYEGAKAFATPRRLALTVSGLPVRSPDTREEKKGPKVGAPQPAIDGFLRAAGLSSIDQAKVESDPKKGDFYVAQIDKPGADAVDLLSAILPKVMSDFPWAKSMRWGSGTFNWVRPLRAITATFGTENDEPVVVPFAAAGLQSGQTTFGHRFLSPDAIRVKRFDDYLVALERAKVVLDIDRRKDIIRTDADNLAFAQGLSVIHDEGLLEEVAGLVEWPNVMMGAFDAEFLKLPEEVIIATIRANQKCFCLRDSAGKLAPNFIITSNTIPADGGAVVVAGNERVIRARLSDAAFFYQGDLAIPLEHGLPKLEDMVFHAKLGSQFAMVQRLVNLAAEIAPQVGADVEMTKRAAMLAKADLVTGMVGEFPELQGLMGRYYASAQGEPAEIANALEMHYKPVGPSDRVPTEPVSIAVALADKLNVLTGFWSIDEKPTGSRDPFALRRAALGVIRIITENGLKFPLAVDGDLLAFFHDRLKVSLRDAGARHDLVDAVISGDSTDILQITQRAEALSSLLATEDGANLLAGYKRAANILAAEEKKDGRTYAGAIDQSALKLPEEEALAFAVDGVHAAVASHVARDDYKVAMAELATLRAPVDAFFTAVLVNDADPAVRTNRLNLLARLRDTMHLVADFGKVAG, encoded by the coding sequence ATGCCCGAACTTCTGCTCGAACTCTTCTCCGAGGAAATCCCCGCCCGCTTCCAGCGGCGCGCCGCAGAGGACCTGAGGAAGGCCGTCACCAATGCGCTGGTGGATGCGGGCCTGGTCTATGAGGGCGCCAAGGCCTTCGCCACGCCGCGCCGGCTGGCGCTGACCGTCTCGGGCCTGCCGGTGCGCTCGCCCGACACGCGCGAAGAAAAAAAGGGTCCCAAGGTGGGAGCGCCGCAGCCGGCCATCGACGGCTTCCTGCGCGCGGCCGGCCTCAGCTCCATCGACCAGGCCAAGGTGGAAAGCGATCCCAAGAAGGGTGATTTCTACGTGGCGCAGATCGACAAGCCCGGCGCGGACGCGGTCGACCTGCTCTCGGCCATCCTCCCCAAGGTGATGAGCGACTTCCCCTGGGCCAAGTCCATGCGCTGGGGCTCGGGCACGTTCAACTGGGTGCGCCCGCTGCGCGCCATCACGGCCACGTTCGGCACTGAAAACGACGAGCCGGTGGTCGTGCCGTTTGCCGCTGCGGGGCTGCAATCGGGGCAGACCACCTTCGGGCACCGTTTCCTCTCGCCCGATGCGATCCGCGTCAAGCGCTTCGACGATTATCTCGTGGCACTGGAACGCGCCAAGGTCGTGCTCGATATCGACCGGCGCAAGGACATCATCCGCACCGACGCGGATAATCTCGCCTTCGCACAGGGCCTCAGCGTCATTCATGACGAAGGCCTGCTCGAGGAAGTGGCGGGGCTCGTGGAATGGCCCAATGTGATGATGGGCGCCTTCGATGCCGAATTCCTAAAGCTGCCCGAAGAGGTGATCATCGCCACCATCCGCGCCAACCAGAAATGCTTCTGCCTGCGCGACAGCGCCGGCAAGCTGGCGCCCAATTTCATCATCACGTCCAACACCATCCCCGCCGATGGCGGCGCAGTGGTGGTGGCCGGCAATGAACGCGTCATCCGCGCGCGCCTCTCGGATGCTGCCTTCTTCTATCAGGGCGACCTGGCCATTCCGCTGGAACACGGCCTGCCCAAGCTCGAAGACATGGTGTTCCACGCCAAGCTGGGCAGCCAGTTTGCGATGGTGCAGCGCCTCGTCAATCTCGCCGCCGAGATCGCGCCCCAGGTCGGTGCCGATGTCGAGATGACCAAGCGTGCCGCCATGCTGGCAAAGGCCGATCTCGTGACCGGCATGGTCGGCGAATTTCCGGAGCTGCAGGGCCTGATGGGGCGCTATTATGCCAGCGCGCAGGGCGAGCCGGCGGAAATCGCCAATGCGCTCGAAATGCACTACAAGCCGGTCGGCCCCTCCGACCGTGTGCCGACCGAGCCCGTTTCCATCGCCGTCGCCCTTGCCGACAAGCTCAACGTGCTGACCGGCTTCTGGTCGATCGACGAAAAGCCGACCGGTTCGCGTGATCCCTTCGCCCTGCGTCGCGCGGCTTTGGGCGTGATCCGCATCATCACCGAGAACGGGCTCAAGTTCCCGCTCGCGGTCGATGGCGATCTGCTCGCCTTCTTCCACGATCGTCTGAAGGTTTCGCTGCGCGATGCCGGCGCGCGCCACGACCTCGTGGATGCCGTGATCTCGGGCGACAGCACCGACATCCTGCAGATCACCCAGCGCGCCGAGGCCCTGTCCTCGCTGCTGGCGACCGAAGATGGCGCCAACCTGCTCGCCGGCTATAAGCGCGCCGCCAATATTCTGGCCGCCGAAGAGAAAAAGGACGGCAGGACCTATGCCGGGGCCATCGACCAGTCGGCGTTGAAGCTGCCCGAGGAAGAAGCGCTGGCCTTTGCCGTGGATGGCGTGCATGCCGCCGTGGCCTCTCACGTGGCCCGGGACGATTACAAGGTCGCCATGGCCGAGCTGGCCACCCTGCGCGCTCCGGTCGATGCCTTCTTTACGGCAGTGCTCGTCAACGATGCCGATCCGGCAGTACGGACAAATCGTCTGAACCTTCTGGCGCGGCTGCGCGATACGATGCACCTGGTGGCCGATTTCGGGAAGGTTGCCGGCTAA
- a CDS encoding DUF808 domain-containing protein, producing the protein MAVGLIALLDDVVSLAKVAAASLDDIAGQAAKAGVKAAGAVIDDAAVTPSYMTGFNADRELPMIARIAWGSVRNKLLFLLPAALLLSLFVPWLITPLLMIGGAYLCYEGAEKVFHLFAPHQAEHHEASIEHTAISPATLEDQKVAGAIKTDFILSAEIMTIILAAIEVPDFWTRAGILAVAGVGITIAVYGAVALIVKADDMGLWLARNGRTGAGRGFGRGVVQAMPTFMQGLSLVGTAAMTWVGGSIIAHGLYQFGITGPEHVIEAAAHWAEQTFPAIADIAGWLATALVDFVIGLALGALLIPIAGYVISPAWKGVKTILPRRA; encoded by the coding sequence ATGGCTGTCGGACTGATCGCGCTTCTCGATGACGTCGTGAGCCTCGCCAAGGTTGCAGCCGCGTCCCTCGACGACATTGCCGGGCAGGCAGCCAAGGCGGGGGTCAAGGCCGCAGGCGCGGTCATCGATGACGCCGCCGTGACGCCGAGCTATATGACCGGCTTCAACGCCGACCGCGAATTGCCGATGATCGCCCGGATCGCCTGGGGCTCCGTGCGCAACAAGCTGCTGTTTCTCTTGCCCGCGGCTCTGCTGCTGTCGCTCTTCGTGCCTTGGCTGATCACCCCGCTCCTGATGATCGGCGGCGCCTATCTCTGCTATGAGGGTGCCGAGAAGGTCTTCCATCTCTTTGCGCCCCATCAGGCCGAGCATCACGAAGCCAGCATCGAGCACACTGCGATATCTCCGGCCACCCTCGAAGACCAGAAGGTCGCCGGCGCCATCAAGACCGACTTCATCCTCTCCGCCGAAATCATGACCATCATCCTGGCGGCGATCGAAGTGCCCGACTTCTGGACCCGCGCCGGTATCCTGGCCGTGGCCGGAGTGGGCATCACCATTGCCGTCTATGGCGCGGTGGCGCTGATCGTGAAGGCCGACGACATGGGTCTCTGGCTCGCCAGGAATGGCCGCACCGGCGCCGGACGGGGTTTCGGGCGCGGGGTGGTGCAGGCCATGCCCACCTTCATGCAGGGACTGAGCCTCGTGGGAACTGCGGCCATGACCTGGGTCGGCGGCAGCATCATTGCTCACGGATTGTATCAGTTCGGCATTACCGGTCCCGAACATGTCATCGAAGCTGCGGCCCATTGGGCCGAACAGACTTTCCCCGCGATCGCCGACATTGCCGGCTGGCTGGCGACGGCGCTGGTCGACTTCGTCATTGGCCTGGCGCTGGGCGCCCTGCTGATCCCGATTGCCGGATATGTCATCAGCCCCGCCTGGAAAGGCGTGAAGACCATACTGCCCCGGCGGGCGTGA
- the rnhA gene encoding ribonuclease HI: protein MSEKVIIHTDGACSGNPGPGGWGAILQFGPHTKELKGGEALTTNNKMELTAAIEALSALTRPCAVELHTDSQYVKNGVQSWIHGWKRNGWKTADKKPVKNVELWQALDEATKRHDVEWHWVKGHAGHDLNERADELAREGMAPFKGKRTPSLTPPV from the coding sequence GTGAGCGAAAAGGTCATCATCCATACCGATGGGGCCTGCTCGGGCAATCCGGGTCCGGGGGGCTGGGGTGCCATCCTGCAATTCGGCCCGCACACCAAGGAATTGAAGGGTGGCGAGGCGCTGACCACCAATAACAAGATGGAGCTGACAGCTGCCATCGAGGCGCTGAGTGCGCTCACTCGCCCCTGCGCGGTCGAGCTCCATACCGACAGCCAATATGTCAAGAACGGCGTCCAGAGCTGGATCCATGGCTGGAAGCGCAATGGCTGGAAGACCGCCGACAAGAAGCCGGTCAAGAATGTCGAGCTTTGGCAGGCGCTGGACGAGGCCACCAAGCGTCATGATGTCGAATGGCATTGGGTCAAGGGCCATGCCGGGCATGACCTCAACGAGCGTGCGGACGAGCTGGCGCGCGAAGGCATGGCGCCGTTCAAGGGCAAGCGTACACCGAGCCTGACGCCGCCGGTGTAA
- the ispH gene encoding 4-hydroxy-3-methylbut-2-enyl diphosphate reductase produces MEKRPHLDILLCAPRGFCAGVDRAIQIVELALQKYGAPVYVRHAIVHNKYVVEGLKAKGAVFVEELEEIPDTEAPVVFSAHGVPKSVPAAARTRNMFFLDATCPLVSKVHVEASRHFEEGHEIVLIGHAGHPEVIGTMGQLPPGAVTLIETVADAHKFSPRDPDALAFVTQTTLSVDDTREIVAALRSRFPAINGPHKEDICYATTNRQEAIKAVAPRVDAMIVVGSPHSSNSQRLVEVALRSGCRVATLVDRASDIDWTLYGDLTSLGVSAGASAPESLVEEVIDAFAARYAVQVETVTTAEEHIAFNIPKVLRNLEVASGR; encoded by the coding sequence ATGGAAAAAAGGCCGCACCTCGACATTCTGCTCTGCGCACCGCGCGGATTCTGCGCCGGCGTTGACCGCGCGATCCAGATCGTGGAGCTGGCGCTCCAGAAATATGGGGCGCCGGTCTATGTGCGCCACGCCATCGTGCACAACAAATATGTCGTGGAAGGCCTGAAGGCCAAGGGCGCCGTCTTTGTCGAGGAACTCGAGGAGATCCCCGACACCGAGGCCCCGGTGGTCTTTTCAGCCCATGGCGTGCCCAAGAGCGTGCCGGCCGCGGCGCGTACGCGCAACATGTTCTTTCTCGACGCCACCTGCCCTCTCGTTTCCAAGGTGCATGTCGAAGCCTCGCGTCATTTCGAGGAGGGGCACGAGATTGTCCTGATCGGCCATGCCGGTCACCCCGAAGTGATCGGCACGATGGGCCAGTTGCCGCCGGGCGCCGTCACGCTGATCGAAACGGTGGCGGACGCGCACAAATTCAGCCCGCGCGATCCCGACGCCCTGGCCTTCGTCACCCAGACCACGCTCTCGGTCGACGACACCCGAGAAATCGTCGCGGCGCTCAGGTCGCGTTTTCCAGCCATCAATGGGCCGCACAAGGAAGACATCTGCTACGCCACGACCAATCGGCAGGAGGCCATCAAGGCCGTGGCGCCGCGCGTGGACGCGATGATCGTGGTCGGTTCTCCCCATTCGTCCAATTCGCAGCGTCTCGTGGAAGTCGCGCTGCGTTCGGGATGCCGGGTCGCAACCCTGGTGGACCGGGCCAGCGATATCGACTGGACGCTTTATGGCGACCTGACTTCGCTGGGCGTTAGCGCCGGGGCGTCGGCCCCCGAAAGCCTGGTCGAAGAAGTGATCGATGCCTTTGCCGCCCGCTATGCGGTGCAGGTCGAGACCGTCACCACTGCCGAAGAGCACATTGCCTTCAACATCCCCAAAGTGCTGCGCAATCTGGAAGTGGCATCGGGGCGGTGA
- a CDS encoding putative PEP-binding protein, which translates to MFAIAPAMGKANLSASQLKLLAGKARWIFRVCEAGFPTVPTIAISRAAWDELQAERGRRDVRLRTHWVACLFKLVDKDGKPPMLVVRTSASGHNGGLMPARIGIAAPSAPEDAVDPARPLARAIKQAFESYGFSGRSWTGARQDEDRARQIVLVQAFAEGAIEQFVTRNTQTGALGPAPLAGSQLPRLPESVSALVALLDAKAGRHMNCLVSIHKGQVQFLSARAAQASAGADLEAAVDRVQRKVWTPHNAVTRVDPTRLALMLHPRLKSADGVAPIAMGLGVSPGAASGAIVFTAEDAARMRARGKHCILVVNETGPADIEGMKAATGILTARGGMSSHAGVIARITGKPCVAGVRNLSVNAGEMICHIGERELRAGDRLTIDGTDGAVYPGILPLAQPQIGGAIGKLLGWSDASRTIAVRTNAETIEAAQTALSFGAEGVGLARSEHMFFSPERMIALRRMILSEDEDARSRAIAGLVDYQTGDYSALFTAMKGLPVNVRLFDPPLHEFLPRTDEEIEETAASLGVAVRALRLRLERIAEVNPMLGHRGVRLAITYPEILQMQMQAVLAGARAASERQSEPVAVEVMVPFVSTATEVSWVRDRAMAILDNSGLNRSDRVRFSFGTMIELPRACLRAGDIASMVDFISFGTNDLTQTTFGISRDDAPTFLAAYQRKGVYERDPFVTIDEKGVGEMIEIAVARGRAANPKLKVGICGEHAGDPASLRFFAGLGIDYVSCSPYRVPVARLTLAQASA; encoded by the coding sequence ATGTTTGCGATTGCCCCGGCGATGGGGAAAGCGAACCTGAGCGCCAGCCAGCTCAAGCTGCTCGCGGGCAAGGCGCGCTGGATCTTCCGCGTCTGCGAGGCCGGTTTTCCCACAGTTCCGACCATCGCCATCAGTCGCGCCGCCTGGGACGAATTGCAGGCTGAACGCGGCCGGCGCGACGTGCGCCTGCGCACCCATTGGGTCGCCTGCCTGTTCAAGCTCGTCGACAAGGACGGCAAGCCCCCCATGCTGGTGGTGCGCACATCCGCGTCCGGCCACAATGGCGGGCTGATGCCGGCCCGGATCGGGATCGCGGCGCCCTCCGCCCCCGAGGACGCGGTCGATCCGGCCAGGCCGCTGGCACGGGCGATCAAGCAGGCTTTCGAAAGCTATGGTTTTTCCGGCCGCAGCTGGACCGGCGCGCGGCAGGACGAGGACCGGGCCCGCCAGATCGTGCTGGTACAGGCCTTTGCCGAGGGGGCGATCGAGCAATTCGTCACCCGCAATACCCAGACCGGCGCGCTTGGTCCCGCGCCTCTGGCCGGCAGTCAATTGCCGCGCCTGCCCGAAAGTGTCAGCGCGCTGGTGGCGCTGCTCGATGCCAAGGCCGGGCGCCACATGAATTGCCTGGTCTCGATCCACAAGGGGCAGGTGCAGTTCCTCTCGGCCCGTGCCGCGCAGGCCAGCGCCGGCGCCGATCTCGAGGCTGCGGTGGATAGGGTCCAGCGCAAGGTCTGGACGCCGCATAACGCAGTGACACGCGTCGATCCCACCCGATTGGCCCTGATGCTGCATCCGCGGCTCAAATCGGCCGACGGTGTAGCGCCGATAGCCATGGGACTGGGCGTGTCTCCCGGCGCGGCGAGCGGCGCCATCGTCTTTACCGCCGAAGACGCAGCGCGGATGCGAGCGCGGGGCAAGCATTGCATCCTCGTGGTCAACGAAACCGGCCCTGCCGATATCGAAGGCATGAAGGCGGCCACCGGCATCCTGACGGCGCGCGGCGGCATGTCGAGCCATGCTGGCGTCATCGCCCGCATTACCGGCAAGCCCTGCGTTGCCGGCGTGCGCAACCTGTCCGTCAATGCCGGTGAAATGATCTGCCATATCGGCGAGCGAGAATTGCGCGCCGGAGACCGGCTGACCATCGACGGGACCGACGGGGCGGTCTACCCGGGCATCCTGCCTCTGGCGCAGCCCCAGATCGGCGGCGCCATCGGCAAACTCCTGGGCTGGTCCGATGCCAGCCGCACCATTGCCGTGCGTACCAATGCCGAAACCATCGAGGCGGCGCAGACCGCGCTCAGCTTCGGCGCCGAGGGCGTGGGCCTTGCCCGCTCCGAACACATGTTCTTTTCGCCCGAACGCATGATCGCGCTGCGCCGCATGATCCTCTCCGAAGACGAGGATGCCCGTTCGCGCGCCATTGCCGGGCTGGTCGATTATCAGACCGGCGATTACTCGGCCCTGTTCACCGCCATGAAGGGCCTGCCCGTCAACGTGCGCCTGTTCGATCCGCCGCTGCACGAATTCCTGCCGCGGACGGACGAGGAAATCGAGGAAACAGCGGCCTCGCTTGGCGTCGCCGTGCGGGCGCTGCGGCTGCGGCTGGAACGGATCGCCGAGGTCAATCCGATGCTGGGCCATCGCGGCGTGCGCCTCGCCATCACCTATCCCGAAATTCTGCAGATGCAGATGCAGGCCGTGCTGGCCGGCGCGCGCGCCGCCAGCGAACGTCAATCCGAGCCGGTGGCAGTCGAGGTCATGGTGCCTTTCGTGTCGACGGCCACCGAAGTTTCCTGGGTGCGCGACAGGGCGATGGCCATTCTCGACAATTCCGGGCTCAATCGCTCGGATCGGGTCCGCTTTTCCTTCGGCACCATGATCGAATTGCCGCGCGCCTGCCTCAGGGCCGGCGATATCGCGTCCATGGTCGATTTCATTTCCTTCGGGACCAATGACCTGACGCAAACCACGTTCGGCATTTCCAGAGACGACGCGCCCACCTTCCTTGCTGCCTATCAGCGCAAGGGCGTTTATGAACGCGATCCCTTCGTCACCATTGACGAAAAGGGCGTGGGCGAGATGATCGAGATCGCCGTCGCACGGGGGCGTGCCGCCAATCCCAAGCTCAAGGTCGGCATATGTGGGGAGCATGCTGGCGACCCTGCTTCGCTACGGTTCTTTGCAGGGCTGGGCATCGATTACGTGTCGTGCTCACCCTATCGTGTTCCGGTTGCCCGGCTGACCCTGGCGCAGGCTTCGGCTTAA